The Lactuca sativa cultivar Salinas chromosome 2, Lsat_Salinas_v11, whole genome shotgun sequence genome includes a window with the following:
- the LOC111899828 gene encoding protein EMSY-LIKE 3 isoform X2, which produces MDFERSDSSDDNLPPSHQNKFRTQRPVIENTRTAVVNSTPFLQMQNDMEVQIHQIEQEAYCSVLRAFKAQSDAISWEMESLITELRKELRVTDDEHRKLLSRVNSDDLIGRIREWRKVNVLQPGMPNCPASASYKKQKPSLSYGSTGFNGRGEAPKQQGLENSSDPLIGRKVWTRWPEDNSFYEAVISDFNPIEGNHALVYDAGTPNEAWEWVNLREISPNDIRWKQEDVGISRTGGGSRLGHGMKKSMARGGNGMTDGPERRNGIMKGQSKKEKELPPSQNGIAKKALSDIQILHTDTLVKEVDRVFSSSNADPMDIENARKLLKEHEQALVDAIAKLESISDFESDREQRYQF; this is translated from the exons ATGGACTTCGAGCGTTCAGATAGCAGCG ATGATAACCTCCCTCCTTCACATCAGAACAAATTCAGAACTCAGAGGCCAGTTATTGAGAACACAAGAACTGCAGTTGTTAATAGTACTCCATTCCTCCAAATGCAAAACGACATGGAAGTACAGATCCACCAGATAGAGCAAGAAGCATATTGTTCAGTCCTTCGTGCCTTTAAAGCTCAGTCTGATGCTATTTCATGG GAGATGGAAAGTTTAATAACAGAACTTAGGAAAGAATTGAGAGTGACAGATGATGAACACAGAAAGCTTCTGTCTAGAGTTAACTCTGATGATTTGATTGGGAGGATAAG GGAATGGAGGAAAGTGAATGTGCTTCAACCTGGAATGCCCAATTGTCCTGCTTCTGCATCGTATAAGAAACAGAAACCATCTTTATCA TATGGTTCAACAGGTTTCAATGGCAGGGGTGAAGCTCCTAAACAACAGGGTCTTGAAAATAGCTCTGACCCTCTGATTGGGAGGAAAGTCTGGACACGTTGGCCTGAAGACAATAGCTTCTATGAGGCTGTTATAAGTGACTTCAATCCCATTGAG GGGAATCATGCTCTGGTGTATGATGCGGGTACACCAAATGAAGCTTGGGAATGGGTTAATCTTAGAGAG ATATCTCCGAATGATATTCGCTGGAAACAAGAAGATGTTGGGATTTCGCGTACAGGTGGCGGAAGCAGATTGGGTCACGGGATGAAAAAGTCCATGGCACGTGGTGGAAATGGAATGACTGATGGTCCTGAAAGACGGAATGGAATCATGAAAGGTCAATCCAAGAAAGAGAAAGAGTTGCCTCCATCCCAAAATGGCATTGCAAAGAAGGCTTTGAGTGATATTCAAATACTACACACTGATACCCTTGTTAAAGAG GTTGACAGGGTTTTTAGCTCGAGCAATGCTGATCCGATGGATATTGAGAATGCCAGAAAGCTACTTAAA GAGCATGAACAAGCCCTAGTTGATGCCATTGCAAAGCTTGAAAGCATCTCAGACTTTGAAAGTG ATAGGGAACAGCGGTATCAGTTCTAA
- the LOC111899828 gene encoding protein EMSY-LIKE 3 isoform X1: MDFERSDSSGTDDNLPPSHQNKFRTQRPVIENTRTAVVNSTPFLQMQNDMEVQIHQIEQEAYCSVLRAFKAQSDAISWEMESLITELRKELRVTDDEHRKLLSRVNSDDLIGRIREWRKVNVLQPGMPNCPASASYKKQKPSLSYGSTGFNGRGEAPKQQGLENSSDPLIGRKVWTRWPEDNSFYEAVISDFNPIEGNHALVYDAGTPNEAWEWVNLREISPNDIRWKQEDVGISRTGGGSRLGHGMKKSMARGGNGMTDGPERRNGIMKGQSKKEKELPPSQNGIAKKALSDIQILHTDTLVKEVDRVFSSSNADPMDIENARKLLKEHEQALVDAIAKLESISDFESDREQRYQF; this comes from the exons ATGGACTTCGAGCGTTCAGATAGCAGCG GAACAGATGATAACCTCCCTCCTTCACATCAGAACAAATTCAGAACTCAGAGGCCAGTTATTGAGAACACAAGAACTGCAGTTGTTAATAGTACTCCATTCCTCCAAATGCAAAACGACATGGAAGTACAGATCCACCAGATAGAGCAAGAAGCATATTGTTCAGTCCTTCGTGCCTTTAAAGCTCAGTCTGATGCTATTTCATGG GAGATGGAAAGTTTAATAACAGAACTTAGGAAAGAATTGAGAGTGACAGATGATGAACACAGAAAGCTTCTGTCTAGAGTTAACTCTGATGATTTGATTGGGAGGATAAG GGAATGGAGGAAAGTGAATGTGCTTCAACCTGGAATGCCCAATTGTCCTGCTTCTGCATCGTATAAGAAACAGAAACCATCTTTATCA TATGGTTCAACAGGTTTCAATGGCAGGGGTGAAGCTCCTAAACAACAGGGTCTTGAAAATAGCTCTGACCCTCTGATTGGGAGGAAAGTCTGGACACGTTGGCCTGAAGACAATAGCTTCTATGAGGCTGTTATAAGTGACTTCAATCCCATTGAG GGGAATCATGCTCTGGTGTATGATGCGGGTACACCAAATGAAGCTTGGGAATGGGTTAATCTTAGAGAG ATATCTCCGAATGATATTCGCTGGAAACAAGAAGATGTTGGGATTTCGCGTACAGGTGGCGGAAGCAGATTGGGTCACGGGATGAAAAAGTCCATGGCACGTGGTGGAAATGGAATGACTGATGGTCCTGAAAGACGGAATGGAATCATGAAAGGTCAATCCAAGAAAGAGAAAGAGTTGCCTCCATCCCAAAATGGCATTGCAAAGAAGGCTTTGAGTGATATTCAAATACTACACACTGATACCCTTGTTAAAGAG GTTGACAGGGTTTTTAGCTCGAGCAATGCTGATCCGATGGATATTGAGAATGCCAGAAAGCTACTTAAA GAGCATGAACAAGCCCTAGTTGATGCCATTGCAAAGCTTGAAAGCATCTCAGACTTTGAAAGTG ATAGGGAACAGCGGTATCAGTTCTAA